The genomic segment CTCCAACACGCGAAACTTCTCGGCTTCATCCACCCTACCCGAAAACTTCACGGCATCCCGAATACCCAGATCCGATGCAAGCTCCTCCAGGGCATTTCTTTCCGGGCCATCCCCAACAATGATATATCTTGCTTCCGGGTCATGTTCGGCGATATTCCGAAAAGCACGCAAGGCGATGTCCAGGCCTTTTCTTTTCACCAGGGTGCATACAGATGTCATGACAAAACCACCTTTCTTATCGTCGCTGTCAGGAGTCATCATCTTTCCGGGATCAACGCCTGGATACAATACATATTGATGATCCGGAGCAACAGAAGTCCTTTCACGAAACAGTTGCGCGGTTGCATTTGAGTTGAAGATCAGCAGATCAGCGTGCCGGCAATGCTTAACAAAGGAAGATTTATCCCGATCTGTATTTCTGATAATATCCAGTCCATGCAGAACGATGGCATACGGGATCGAATAAGTTTTCAGCCAACGGATGAATACCGGCGTCTCATCATCATAGTATGCGGTGATAATGACGTAAGGTTGACGGTCCTCACTTTTCAGTCTCCGCGCTTCCTTCCGGGCTTCTCTGTTCAGAACAAAAAAATGCCACAGTGTATTTATCTTCCGGAATATCGGATAGCCGTCACCGCTTCTCTGATGCAGATTTCTTTGATGTTTTATGAATGATGAGTCAACCGGAAACGGTAGCGGTGATTTCTGAACCGCAGAGGTAATCACTTTTCCCAGAAGGCCGTGGTGATGCAGTTGAGCAGCCAGGTTAGCTGAATAATCCGCCACCCCTCCGAACATGGGTAAAAAATCGTTGGTGTAGAGGTAGATCATTCGGTACGGGGAAGATGAATAATGGCGTGACGGTCTTTCTGAAACACCACATCCAGTCTGGGAGCTCTCTGCATCTCGTCGCTGAAATCCTTCCAGTAAATACCGGTCAGTTTTTTAAAGGCGGTGGTATCGGTGATCATCCATGCACAACCTGTTTCATTGAAAAAACCTGCAAGATCGTGGTACTCATATGCTGCTTTCAGGTCGCTGTAGCGGTGATGGTTCACGAGGTCACCCACCATATGATAGCCATGCTCCTGGTAGTAGTATTTCATATGCGTCAGTCCCACACTATAGATGTCTCCTTCCGTGGTGTATTTTTTCAGCTCATCAATCAGCTCCAGGGCGCTGGGATCCCCATAATCAACAAAGGCTCGTTTCTCCCTCTCACCGAATGGAATCGGTCTGGCGAAATTTTGCAGGTAATATGAGAATGCCAGATGTGAAGGCCCCACCAGGGTCAGAACCACAAAAATCCCAAACAGGCTCTGCAGCCAAAAGCCTTGCATATGAGACGTCAACCATCGTCGTACCGTCTCCCAACCGAGCCCGGCCAGCACAGCTGCCAAAGGAAGAAAATGCATGTAGCGGATGAGCGGCGATAAAAACAGCCACATCAGAGCTGCCGGTATCAGGAAAGCCCAAAGAATCCATATGCGTTTCTGTTTCCATTCTTTCAGGCATAGCAGTGACATCGGAAATAAAAGCACATAGGCCAATACAGGCCAATCCCGCAGCATTCCCTTTTCATTGCCGAGAAAAAGCGCTTTGAACATGGGAAGACCAAAAGTGATTCCTCCTTTGATGTCCGTCATGATCATTTGATAGTCCGCCTCAGTCCAGAAAAGATCCTCCCTGCCCAACATCATATTCAGCGAAGGCGGGATCGGATCACCATCGATCACGACATTCCGGAGATACCAGAACGCACCGGGAACACCAAAAGCGAGCAGGAACGCCCCTGCCTCCGCAGACCACTTTCTTTTTAGCAGGACGAAGGCGACCAAGAGGATAACCGGAACGATCAGAGCACCGGTTGTTTTCATCCCAACAAACATGGCGCATACAAGTCCTGTAGCGATAGCCATCCGCACATTTCCGGAATCGGCAGACCAAAGGATAAGCATATAAGCTGTAAAAAACAGGAACAGCATCAAGGGTATATCCAGATAGCCCACGTTGAGATAGCGCTGCACAAGGGGCGTGAAAAAGAATGCCAGTGCACAGGCCGTCGCCAGCCAGTCCGTCACCTTCATCCTGGTCAGCAGCGACCTTATACCCAGGGCAGCCAGCACACCTGAAAACCAGCTCAGCAAATGCACAAAGGGGGTATAATCAAAGAGCAGACCCAATGTATGAAGCATGTGAAAATTAAACGTGTAAAGTGGGTATCGCATGTATGGATCAACTGTGAATCCACCCGCTTCCACCCATTGCATCACATAAGGCAAATGGTAAGAGATACTGTCCCATCGAAAGGGCGGCATCAGCGAGGGCAAAGAGGTGATGGCAAACAGGGTCCACCAAAGTGGATACCTTGAGACCAATTCACGCCACATCTTCATAAAACCATGTATCGCTGGCAGCTTCCCATTGGAGAACCACCCGATCAACACGAGGAACAACATCCACCCTGCTGTTCTTTCCGGGGTAAGCATTGAGAAGACTCCCAGAATGATCATACCGAATGCCATCACGGACATTCCGGTAAGCGTAGACACCAACCATTTCTCCAGCACAGTATCAAAATCAAAGTGGTCATTTAAGAAAAATCCGATCCAGGAAGCAACAACTGCAAATAAGAAAATACCCAGCAATGCCAGGAACCAATGGCCATAGAGAGCCGGGTCGGTGAAATTTTCCCAGGCGATGAATGATATCTTATCTGTGATGAACTTCATATCCGGACCGGTTGCTTGTCAGCCTCCCGCATTTATCCCGCAGGTTTGGAATAGGAGATGGATGCGATCGGGTGAACGGGTAGGTTATTCACATCGAAATGAATGGCCGCGATGAGTGACTGGAAACCGATGATGACTGGCAACGCGGATAGCATTACTGTTCCACTTGAAGCCAGAATGTTGTATGTCACGCTAAGATA from the Flavobacteriales bacterium genome contains:
- a CDS encoding glycosyltransferase family 4 protein; the encoded protein is MIYLYTNDFLPMFGGVADYSANLAAQLHHHGLLGKVITSAVQKSPLPFPVDSSFIKHQRNLHQRSGDGYPIFRKINTLWHFFVLNREARKEARRLKSEDRQPYVIITAYYDDETPVFIRWLKTYSIPYAIVLHGLDIIRNTDRDKSSFVKHCRHADLLIFNSNATAQLFRERTSVAPDHQYVLYPGVDPGKMMTPDSDDKKGGFVMTSVCTLVKRKGLDIALRAFRNIAEHDPEARYIIVGDGPERNALEELASDLGIRDAVKFSGRVDEAEKFRVLEMSHVFVMPTRSLGDKDFEGFGISFLEAAYFGNILIGGKHGGVPESIGDEGNGYMMNFDEPGVEDALSDLLSTLHARKDTDAFRQACDQARRRIRENFDWKVLASDFLNKTGLGVKYGNANQTGE